The Staphylococcus sp. KG4-3 genome has a window encoding:
- a CDS encoding YlbG family protein: protein MNVIPRISLIIYLKHMKHERQIRKFGHIVSANRQGRFLVMYINESEADDIVNKLMKLKYVKHVEGSPYKYLKKTYEKEQHEIM from the coding sequence ATGAATGTTATACCTAGAATAAGTTTGATTATATATTTGAAACACATGAAACATGAAAGACAGATAAGAAAATTTGGTCATATTGTAAGTGCAAATAGACAAGGTCGTTTCTTAGTTATGTATATTAATGAGTCAGAAGCGGATGATATTGTAAACAAATTGATGAAACTTAAATATGTTAAACATGTAGAAGGTTCGCCTTATAAGTATTTGAAGAAAACTTATGAGAAAGAGCAACATGAAATCATGTAA
- the rsmD gene encoding 16S rRNA (guanine(966)-N(2))-methyltransferase RsmD, translated as MRVISGVHKSKALESMEGRNTRPTMDKVKEGIFNSLHEVSGIGLDLFAGSGALGIEALSRGMDQMIFVDQNFKAVKVIKANLRTLNIEAQAEVYKNSADRALKALSKRDIQFDVIFLDPPYEKGLIDESLEGIAKFNLLKENGIIVCEFHHHENIKTEPFHVIKRYHYGLTDTLLLEKGD; from the coding sequence ATGAGAGTAATATCTGGTGTACATAAAAGTAAAGCTTTAGAGAGTATGGAAGGGCGCAATACGAGACCAACAATGGATAAAGTTAAAGAAGGTATTTTTAATAGTTTACATGAAGTTTCAGGTATAGGTTTGGACTTATTTGCTGGGAGCGGTGCTTTAGGAATCGAAGCGTTGTCACGTGGTATGGATCAAATGATTTTTGTAGATCAAAATTTTAAAGCAGTGAAAGTGATTAAAGCAAATTTAAGAACATTAAATATTGAAGCACAAGCAGAAGTATATAAAAACAGTGCCGACCGTGCTTTAAAAGCCTTATCTAAACGAGATATACAATTTGATGTGATATTTTTGGATCCTCCTTATGAAAAAGGTTTGATAGATGAATCACTCGAAGGTATCGCAAAGTTTAATTTGTTAAAAGAAAATGGTATTATCGTTTGTGAGTTCCATCATCACGAGAATATAAAAACTGAACCATTCCATGTGATAAAACGTTATCACTATGGATTGACAGACACTTTGTTATTAGAAAAAGGAGATTAA
- the coaD gene encoding pantetheine-phosphate adenylyltransferase: MSTTKAVIPGSFDPITYGHIDIIDRSADRFDELHICVLKNSNKAGTFSIEERIELIEESVKHLNNVTVHHFNGLLVDFCDEIGAQTIIRGLRAVSDFEYELRLTSMNKKLNSNVETMYMMTSTNYSFISSSVVKEVAAYKANVSDFVPVHVEKALNEKFKK; the protein is encoded by the coding sequence ATGTCTACAACTAAAGCAGTCATTCCAGGGAGTTTTGATCCAATTACATATGGGCATATTGATATTATAGATAGAAGTGCGGATCGCTTTGACGAGTTACACATTTGCGTTTTGAAAAATAGTAACAAAGCAGGTACTTTTTCTATTGAAGAACGTATTGAGTTAATTGAGGAATCAGTAAAACATTTAAATAATGTGACAGTACATCATTTTAATGGATTATTAGTTGATTTTTGCGACGAAATCGGCGCACAAACAATAATCAGGGGATTAAGAGCTGTGAGTGACTTTGAATACGAGTTAAGACTAACATCTATGAATAAAAAACTTAACAGCAACGTAGAAACGATGTATATGATGACAAGTACAAATTATTCTTTTATAAGTTCCAGTGTCGTAAAAGAAGTAGCAGCATATAAAGCTAATGTGTCAGATTTTGTACCTGTACATGTTGAAAAAGCATTAAATGAAAAATTCAAGAAATAA
- a CDS encoding nucleotidyltransferase, which produces MKSVALVTEYNPFHNGHLYHAQQSKSITDSEVSVAIMSGSFVMRGQPAIYNKFKRTRMALSAVDLVIELPVFASLSAGQYFAELAVKVANYLNIDHLSFGSESGNIDAFLTLAEDISNAEQSIQFAEKTKEGKSYPRILSELITNNELLSSPNNTLGISYIRAIQKWAPTIQPWTISRLQSAHHDKEIANLGFASGTSIRKSLQNANAQWKQVVPESVHPYYTVPNVSVNDTFHYLKYAILNQDTDSLNQIYTMSEGFENRVIQFIDQAENFEQFMTLLKTKRFTYTHIQRLLMNILLNLKQQQKPEAIHAVRVLGMTQKGQQYLKQLKQIFPERNYITQLNKQNAHFFKHEIHATKIYNLISGETANDFNTHVIRV; this is translated from the coding sequence ATGAAAAGTGTTGCACTAGTCACTGAATATAATCCTTTCCACAATGGTCACTTATATCATGCTCAGCAATCAAAGTCAATAACCGACTCTGAAGTTTCTGTCGCAATAATGAGTGGAAGCTTTGTAATGAGAGGACAACCAGCAATTTATAATAAATTTAAACGCACGCGTATGGCATTAAGCGCAGTTGACTTAGTAATTGAACTTCCTGTCTTTGCATCGTTATCGGCAGGACAATATTTTGCTGAATTAGCCGTAAAAGTTGCTAATTATTTAAATATTGATCATTTATCTTTTGGTAGTGAGTCTGGAAATATAGATGCTTTTCTAACATTAGCAGAAGACATCTCAAATGCAGAACAATCCATACAGTTTGCCGAAAAAACAAAAGAAGGTAAGAGTTATCCTAGAATCCTAAGTGAACTAATAACTAACAATGAATTACTGTCTTCACCAAATAATACACTTGGTATTTCTTATATCAGAGCAATTCAAAAATGGGCACCAACAATACAACCATGGACTATATCACGTTTACAAAGTGCACATCATGACAAAGAAATAGCGAACTTAGGTTTTGCGAGCGGCACTTCAATTCGCAAATCACTTCAAAATGCTAATGCACAATGGAAACAAGTAGTTCCTGAGTCTGTTCACCCCTATTATACTGTTCCAAATGTTTCAGTAAATGACACATTCCACTATTTAAAATACGCAATATTAAACCAAGATACAGATTCCTTAAACCAAATCTATACCATGAGTGAAGGTTTCGAAAATCGAGTAATTCAATTTATTGACCAAGCAGAAAATTTCGAACAGTTTATGACTCTATTAAAAACGAAACGGTTTACCTATACACACATTCAACGATTATTAATGAATATTTTATTGAATTTGAAACAGCAACAAAAACCTGAAGCAATACATGCTGTTAGGGTCTTAGGCATGACTCAAAAAGGACAGCAATATTTAAAACAATTGAAACAAATTTTTCCTGAACGCAATTATATTACTCAACTAAATAAACAAAATGCACATTTTTTTAAACATGAAATACACGCTACAAAAATTTATAACCTCATTTCAGGTGAAACTGCCAATGACTTCAATACACATGTCATACGCGTTTAA
- a CDS encoding DUF177 domain-containing protein: MKWSITQLRKFQDKPFEFHQTVNFDHLVKSLDLIDLSDIDVEGELTVRSNEVIADMHITGTYTMACARTLVPVEVPLDIKSQEIFDLEGYEQYGNDEEDDEHYHDATDGMINLKDIAEELVIIEKPMRAFSNESDQMLREGNGWEVIDEEQAIELAQEKESSESEQIDPRLQKLQQLYDEEQ, from the coding sequence ATGAAATGGTCAATAACACAATTAAGAAAATTCCAAGATAAACCATTTGAGTTCCATCAAACGGTTAATTTTGATCATTTAGTAAAATCATTAGATTTAATAGATCTATCTGATATTGATGTTGAGGGTGAACTAACCGTCAGATCAAATGAAGTCATTGCAGATATGCATATAACAGGAACATACACAATGGCATGTGCACGTACATTGGTTCCAGTTGAAGTTCCTTTAGATATTAAATCTCAAGAGATTTTTGATTTAGAGGGATACGAGCAGTATGGCAACGATGAAGAAGATGATGAACATTACCATGATGCAACAGACGGTATGATAAATCTAAAGGATATTGCTGAAGAATTAGTTATTATTGAAAAGCCAATGCGTGCTTTTTCAAATGAAAGCGATCAGATGTTACGAGAAGGTAATGGTTGGGAAGTTATTGACGAAGAACAAGCGATTGAACTTGCACAAGAGAAGGAATCTTCCGAATCAGAGCAAATCGATCCTAGGCTTCAAAAACTACAACAATTATATGACGAAGAGCAATAG
- the rpmF gene encoding 50S ribosomal protein L32 yields the protein MAVPKRRTSKTRKNKRRTHLKISVPGMTECPNCGEYKLSHRVCKNCGSYNGEEVVSK from the coding sequence ATGGCAGTACCAAAAAGAAGAACGTCAAAAACAAGAAAAAATAAACGTCGTACGCATTTAAAAATTTCAGTACCTGGTATGACAGAATGCCCAAATTGTGGAGAATACAAATTATCTCACCGTGTATGTAAGAACTGTGGTTCATACAATGGCGAAGAAGTTGTATCAAAATAA
- a CDS encoding M23 family metallopeptidase, producing MMETINAQIIINKIENNEVQWLYDHFSEYFQDVTSINDLEQILSNYNAIRGQNHLYRHLHINRHQEYIWFDNKMTTGVSVFLNKYQEIIGMTLVPIKHIRGMKQSKQYYTIPIKSKCFVYWGGDNELINYHYQYKNQRLAMDLIKVEDGCTYNGDSNQCENYHIYDLPIVAPANGVVEEIVDGISDSIPGEMNTVHPEGNYIVIKHGHKEYSLIAHIKPHSFKIEKGDELLRGQHIANVGNSGNSSEPHIHFQVMNDKNLQVTQTLKIQFYNNIAPVKGDEITYNGDSILIEKEQPFSKIAKNIHTNITHLFKG from the coding sequence ATGATGGAAACAATAAATGCGCAAATTATTATAAATAAAATAGAAAACAATGAAGTTCAATGGCTATATGATCACTTTAGTGAATATTTTCAAGATGTCACATCTATAAATGACTTGGAACAAATATTAAGTAATTATAATGCCATTAGAGGTCAGAATCATTTATATAGACACTTACATATAAATCGACATCAAGAATACATTTGGTTTGATAATAAAATGACTACAGGGGTAAGTGTTTTTCTGAATAAATATCAGGAAATTATTGGGATGACGTTGGTACCGATTAAACATATACGTGGTATGAAACAATCAAAGCAATATTACACAATACCAATTAAATCCAAATGTTTTGTTTATTGGGGCGGTGATAATGAGTTAATCAATTATCACTATCAATATAAAAATCAGAGACTAGCAATGGACCTTATAAAAGTTGAAGACGGATGCACATATAACGGTGATTCAAATCAATGTGAAAATTATCATATTTATGATTTGCCCATTGTTGCTCCAGCAAATGGTGTTGTTGAAGAAATCGTCGACGGAATCTCAGATAGTATACCGGGTGAGATGAATACTGTTCATCCTGAAGGTAATTATATAGTTATAAAACATGGTCATAAAGAATATAGTTTGATTGCACACATTAAACCACATTCATTTAAAATTGAAAAAGGTGACGAATTATTACGTGGCCAACATATAGCTAACGTTGGTAATTCCGGCAATTCATCAGAACCGCATATTCATTTTCAAGTAATGAATGATAAAAACTTGCAAGTAACACAAACATTGAAAATTCAATTCTATAATAATATTGCTCCTGTTAAAGGAGATGAAATAACGTATAATGGTGATAGTATATTAATAGAAAAAGAACAACCGTTTTCTAAAATCGCAAAAAATATTCATACAAATATTACACACTTATTCAAAGGTTGA